CAGCTGTGAGAGATCAATTCGGGCTCCAGGACAAGAAAATCATCAAAAACATGGCAGTCGCGGCCCTGCTGTTTGGCCTGATAGAGGGCCCGGTCTGTGCGCTCCAGGGTGGCTCCCAGCGTTTCGCCTATGGCATGAAAAGTCAGTCCCAGTGAGGCCGTAATGCGGTGGTCCCTGGGCAAGCCCTCGGCCCTGACGGTGGTCAGGGCCTGCCGGATCCGCCGGGCAGCACTGTCAGCCGCCTGGCGGCTGGGGACCACCAGAATCAGCAGGAATTCCTCTCCTCCATAACGGCCGACAAATTCGTCCTGACGCAGGGTTTCCTGCAACACCTGAGATACTCCGCACAGCACCTGATCACCGACATGATGCCCGTAGCTGTCGTTGACACGCTTGAAGTGGTCAATGTCGAGCAGACCCACACAGACCGTGGTGATCTCTCCCTGCCCGCGCGAGACGCGCGCCGTTTCCTGCGTAAGCCGCTCAATGGCAGAGCGGCGGTTGGGCAGACGCGTCAGGTGATCGCGGGTGGCCAGTTCCCGGAGCTCATCCATGGCCTGTTCCAGGCGCGTATTGGTCTCCTGAAGCCGCACATTGCGGTCGCGGACGGTGCGGCGCAGGCGCGCCATGTAGCTGCAGATGTAGGTGATCAACACCAGAACCACGGCAAACGCGAATGCTGAGACTCCCTCGATCCGCAGGTCCACCCGTTCGGGTGCCCAGCGCACCAACGATGCCACGACCGCCAGATAGGACGTCAGCACACCGGCGCACACAATCAGCATGCGCCGGAAGTCCAGCGCAAAGACGCCGAACAGTACGCCCACCGTGCCCATCAGCAGAAAAAGCGTACGGGCCTCGGGAACGGACACGAAGTACATCACATAGGCGGTCGGCCACACGGTCATGATGATCTGGGCAGCCGTCATGCTGGGGTCCTTGAAACGCAGGTTGAAGTTGGTGAGGATCAGCACCATGAATGTGCTGCACGCCAGGGTGATCCCCGCGAGGTAATGCAGCAGGTACTTGAGCTCAAGCATGCCGGTCACAAAGTAGGACAGCATGATCAGCGTGCCGCCCAGATGGGTGGCTACACCCAGGCCCGTCCGTTGCAGGCGCAGTTTCTGGGCGCGGGCTATGTCTGCCTCAGAGCGGGCTGGCCGGGCGGATGGCGCGGCGCTGTCCCTTCCCGGCTGCGGACTCATGCGGTGCGAACTGTCCGGACGCTGACAAGGGTGCCAGGCCGCAGCACCTGCTTGGCCGGCAGTGGGCGGGAGAACAGGTAGCCCTGGCCCACTTCGCAGCCAAGTTCACGCAGCACGTCCCATTCCTGTTCGGTTTCGATGCCTTCGGCAATGGTGAGCAGGCCGAAATTCTGCGCCAGGCTGGTGATGGCGCGCACGACCGGAAGACTCGGCGAGTCCTGGCTCAGGTCCGTGAAGAGCCGCACGATGCCTGCAAACTTATGGCTTTGGTCGAACAGTGACGTGGCCGAGATATCGACCCAAAGTGTCGTGCCATCCTTCCGTGTCAGAGGAAGCTCCAACGGTTCGGACACCCCGCCTTTTCTCTGTTCCTTATGGCGCATGGCCTGCGCCCAGTACATCTGCCCTATGAATTCCAGAGCCGAACGCCCGGCGACCGAGCTGTCCATCACAGCCTGAAGAAGTCCAGAAGCCAGCTGCATTACCCTCGACCGTCCCAAACAGCAGACTGGACCCAGTTTCCGGGGTCAAGCATCGGCGAGAGCGTTTGCCTTAACATTGAGCGGATATTAGTCCGGGCGCTCTTGCCAGGGTCTTACGCCGCAGTCAGACCCTGGGGGTCTGGCGGCATCGGACCGGCGCTTCGAGCAAGGTGCGTTCTTCGGGCGTTGGTTGAGATACAGATGACGTGAGGCCGCGGCGCATGGCCGACCTCCATCTCAAGCGTACGCCTCCCTCGCCCAATATTCCTCGATTTAGACCACGAGAGAGGCATTCCACTGCACCACAGGCGTTCAGGAAAAGGTAGATAAATCGGCCGCCGAACCAGAGGTGTACGCCCCCATAACAACTCGGTCGCGCCCACCCGCCTTTGCTTGATAGAGCGCCTGATCCGCCCGGTGGATTAGGTCTGCAGCTTCGCCCGCCCTGTGAACCGTGTGCCCTGGATCGGTTGCCACCCCAAGACTGGCTGTGATGCCCAAGGTGCCCAGAGGGCCAGTGATTTCCTGCTGCGCGATGCTCTGCCGCACTCGCTCGGCAATCATCATCGCGCCAGCCGCATTGGTATGCGGGAGCAGCACGGCCAGTTCCTCACCGCCGTACCGCGCGGCAACTGAATAGAGTGCTTCACCTGATGGCGCTCACCCGATTGAGGTGTGAAGAGCAAACCAGAACATTCGTGACGAAGAAGGAGCACGAGGGAAAAACGAAACGGGCCGCACTCCGGGCCCTCAAGACGCACCTGGCTCGGGAGTTGTACCGAACGTTGTAAGCCAATCGATTCTGGTGAAATGGCACTCAATCTCACGAATCTGTGTCTGAAAGAGGCGGTTGAAGAGTGCGTGGCCGTCGTGATGCCGCAGGTCGCGCGGGTGGTGAGCGCCCCGCATTCCCGGCCGAGTGTGAGCGGCAGTTCGCGGTGCTCGTCGAGGATGTTGGTGGCGTCCCAGGCGACGTTGCGTTGGTTGTGCAGGGCTGTGCGGGTGAGGGCGGCCCCCATGCAGGTGAACGATGGCCGGGGCCGGATGCCGTGCCCGTTCTTTCGATCGGAGGAGGTCGAGTTTCAGGCCGTACTGGCTGAAGGGAATGTCTTCCTGCAGTTCAAGGTCTGCAGGTGGGAAACCGGTCCGTTACATGGGCGGAACATAGTGCTCAGAGGCGCTCAGCCTGAACGGTCCGTAATGCTTACAGCGTCGAAACCGCTGTCGTTGCTAGGCCATCAGCCGCACAGACCCTAGTTCAGCCAGGCGCCCGGGCACGTTCAGCGAGGGGGCGGGTCACCTGGAGTGACCTGCTCTGGTGCAGATCACTGTAAAACGAACGCCAACGGACATGTCGTCTGTTCGAGGTGCTGTGCCTGTAGGGCTGGAGACCAACGTGCGTCTCGCTCGCGCAGTTTTCTGTCGGGCAGGACGCCCATGAAAAAGGTGTACAGAATGTCCGCTTGCTTGCCCAGACCCGTGATGATGTCGGTCGTTGAGTGGGTCTGGCTGGCCACGGAAGATGCCGCAGAGTGTACTGAGCGGAGGTCAGGAACGGGAACGCGGCGACGTTCAACAGGCGGCCGGTGCCCGACCAAGCCCGGTCGAAGAAACAAAAATACAAATACAGAAAAAGCAGGGGCCGTTGGGACCCTGCCTCTGTCTTCGTGTGACGGGATCAGGTTCTGGCCATTAGGACCGTGGTCGTTCCGTACGCCTGATAGACCGTGAGCCGAATCCGCTCACCATTTCGCTCCAGGATCATGACCTGCCGCTCTCTGCCGCTTGGCTGCGCGGTGGCTGCCGTTTCGTCTGCAGTCTCAGGCGTTTCTGGTTCG
The nucleotide sequence above comes from Deinococcus malanensis. Encoded proteins:
- a CDS encoding GGDEF domain-containing protein, translated to MSPQPGRDSAAPSARPARSEADIARAQKLRLQRTGLGVATHLGGTLIMLSYFVTGMLELKYLLHYLAGITLACSTFMVLILTNFNLRFKDPSMTAAQIIMTVWPTAYVMYFVSVPEARTLFLLMGTVGVLFGVFALDFRRMLIVCAGVLTSYLAVVASLVRWAPERVDLRIEGVSAFAFAVVLVLITYICSYMARLRRTVRDRNVRLQETNTRLEQAMDELRELATRDHLTRLPNRRSAIERLTQETARVSRGQGEITTVCVGLLDIDHFKRVNDSYGHHVGDQVLCGVSQVLQETLRQDEFVGRYGGEEFLLILVVPSRQAADSAARRIRQALTTVRAEGLPRDHRITASLGLTFHAIGETLGATLERTDRALYQAKQQGRDCHVFDDFLVLEPELISHS
- a CDS encoding sensor domain-containing phosphodiesterase yields the protein MYWAQAMRHKEQRKGGVSEPLELPLTRKDGTTLWVDISATSLFDQSHKFAGIVRLFTDLSQDSPSLPVVRAITSLAQNFGLLTIAEGIETEQEWDVLRELGCEVGQGYLFSRPLPAKQVLRPGTLVSVRTVRTA
- a CDS encoding diguanylate cyclase; this translates as MLLPHTNAAGAMMIAERVRQSIAQQEITGPLGTLGITASLGVATDPGHTVHRAGEAADLIHRADQALYQAKAGGRDRVVMGAYTSGSAADLSTFS